The genomic interval CGCACCTCAAAACATCCATCATTTCTGATTGATGTAAGCGATCACCTGGTCTGTTATATCGTAAGATGGCTTTCCATAGAGAACCATCTGTTTCGCAATCACAAGATCGTATCCCATAACACTCGCGTATTCCTGGATTTTACTCACAACTTCTTTCATCACTTCCTGAATCTTCTGCTGGTATTCAGTCTTCAGAAGATTTTCGTATTCAGCCTTTTTCGAGAGAATCTCCTTCTGTTTTGCCTGTATCTCTTCCTGAGATCTTCCTTCTTCCTGCATCTTTTTGAGCTCATCCTCCATCTCCTTCAACTTGTTCTGATAGAAAGAATAGTCTCTCTTGTACTTTTCGTTCAGATCCTGCCACTTGTAGTAACTCTCTGTCGCTTTTTCAACATCGACGTAGGCTACCCTCAGGGAAGGGCTCGAGGAACTCTGTGAAACGAGTAGCGTTGCAAGGAGAACACCTGCCAGAACGAGGGGTAGGAGCAGTTTCTTCATGCTTATTCCTCCTTTCAAAATGTGATTTTTCCTCTTATTTTCTCCAGCGTCTTTTCACCT from Thermotoga sp. Mc24 carries:
- a CDS encoding OmpH family outer membrane protein, with amino-acid sequence MKKLLLPLVLAGVLLATLLVSQSSSSPSLRVAYVDVEKATESYYKWQDLNEKYKRDYSFYQNKLKEMEDELKKMQEEGRSQEEIQAKQKEILSKKAEYENLLKTEYQQKIQEVMKEVVSKIQEYASVMGYDLVIAKQMVLYGKPSYDITDQVIAYINQK